The DNA window ccctctctctctctctctctcctccctctctctctcctccctctctctctcctccctctctctctctgccctccccccgcccccactcacactctctctcactaaaattaaaaattaaaaaatttgaaaaaatgcaagcaatctaaatgtccattaacagagCATTGGTTAAAAAAACTAGAGCACATCAATGCTACACGGCCATCTGAAACACTAAAGCAGATCACCCTGTGCGGCTATGAAAATAATTCTAAGGTTCATTAAcaagtgaaaaagcaaaacataaaacagaatgTAGAGTATGATCCCATCTGCGTAAGATGTTTAAAAACGAGCACACGCAGACGGAGAAGGGTAGCAGCCATGTTCACGGCACTCACATCTGGGGAATGGGTCAGTCGGACGTAACTTTTCATCGTGTCCCTGACTAAGCCACTGAAGTGGTTTACCCTGAGCGCGTAGTTACTTCATGAACGACAGAGGAACCTGGCTCCCTGTTTGGGTTGTCCTTGTGTGTTCGTGAGCACCAGCAGCGTGGGAGCACTGGCAGCAGGGACACACGGGACGGTTAATGGACTGGCCTTGCCTCCCCCGTGGCTGCTCTTTCGTCCAAAGACCACGTCCTCACTGTGAGGACTGGGCTGCTTGTGCGTGGACATGCCTCCTTCCCACCAGCAgaaatcaaatacataaaatcatcgCTTCCTTCAGCATCTTTCACTCTCCTTGTTAAACCCACAGAGGGTCCCTGAGACAGGCGTGTCCTGCCCGGGGACAGCTGGTTAAATCTGCGTTTCCTTACGGTTTTATCACGAACTGAAAACCGAGGACACAAAGTTCACGATTACTCCTGAAAGGGGCGGCCGCCACGGCTGGCGGGCGAGGGGCTGGGCAGCTCTCGCTCGTCCATCGTAGGAGCCCTGACCAAAGCCCACCTTCCCCAAAGACACGGTCCCTTGCCGTCGCGCCCCGCCTTTCTCGTAGCCAAAGCACAGGCGCGAGGAACTCTGCGGTCCCTTACGTCTAGCACGTTGCCGACACCCACCTCCACGTACTCAGAGATTCTGCTGTCTCCCTTAGCTAACCGTTTCCAAATGTACATTTACGACTTCTCTCTACTTTTACACCCTATGCTGATCTAAGAAATCACTTCAAAAACACGTGacccaaaaaaacccacctcatCTAGAGAGGGAAGCGCAATCAGTCTGGCCCGTGTACATCGACACACCGTCCACCGGCCAGCCTCTGTTCAGAGCCGCGAGCTCGCCCCACAACCACACTCCGGCCAGTCCCGTCTCCCGACCTCCCGATCTGGGCCTCCCACGAGCTACCTACCAGAGGCCCCAGGACCACCTGCAACGGGGCTCAGCACCTACTCCCCAACTCCTCCCTCCTGCACTCCCTGACTGGGTGAATAGCACCCACCCTGGTGGCAAAGCCGGGCCGGGCCCCCAGTGGCCCTGAGTGGGCAGTCACCGAGGCCTACAGACCACACGCTGTGTGTGTCAGAGCTCACGTGTCCTCTCCATTCTTCAAGTGACGGTCACTTCTCCTTCCTGTCCTATCACATTCCCAGGGGATGCCGCACCCCCAGTCTCCTTGGTCCTGTCCTCCTCACGGCTGGCAGAACAATCTTCCCAAAACAGAGACTGTCCGTgtcacgcccccccacccccacccccggctaaAGTATCTCAGAACTCCCCAGCACCTACAGAATACAGTTCACCTCCGTGTGCAGGATGTGCACGCTTCTTCAGGAAACGGGCCTGCGGCGTCCGACACGGAGTCGGCCACGGCTGAGTACGGCAGGGGCTTCTTGCCCATCTGAACATCCGCTCTCCTCTGGCGTCCGTCCTACCCTTTCCCTTGGTGGAGCCAGGACCGCCTTCACCAGCCCAGGAGCCCCACCGCCTGACCCCTGCATAGCCTCTAACGTTCACGCCACGGCACCTGATGGAAAACGTTGGCCGATCCCTGGTCTAGAATCACGAGCGGGAAAACCAGGGTGACCCAACAATTCAATCCCCATTCTAGAATCCACTGACATGTACAGAGacaatatcaataaaataataataataataataataataataataataataagcattcTGAAAATaccacactgaaaaaaaattaaaggaattctcCATCTggtgaagaaattaataaaaacatagaaatcaataataagGAAGGCACAGCTTAAAAGCAGAAGCAGGGAATGACGAACCTGTGCAACTTTAGGGTTGAGTTTAAATGACTGTCCTTTACTAACGCAGTAAGTAAATAATCAAATGTGAAAAACACAATGCCTTAACGAATAGACACACATCTTTGAATTATGActattattgattttaaaatccCAGGTTATGTTGATAAAAACCAGGAAATATAAGCACGTTCACTTTCTTATCTTTTACAGGAAGTAAAGTCGATACAGGTGATGTGGACGACACCAGCGAGAATTTAAGGCTCAAGAATGATTTCACGGTGACAGACGGGAACGCGCAACCACCGGGACCAGAGGCAGAAGGACgcagaggaaaggaaatggcaAAAACAACCCGTTTTCCCCAAACAGAATACAAGACGGCAGAGGTTCCACCTGTGGGGAGTCTGTCACCTGGGCTCGTCCTTTAGTGACAGAAAGTGTTGGGTGGCTCCTTGGACCCCTGTGCCGGGACACAGCGGGTGGCGGGCTAGCCCAGCTGGGCAAGAACGACGGGCCGAGGCCCCCGAGGAAGCTGCCGTCTTACTGAGCTGGGCGTTCACCAGGAGGCAATGAGCGGCGTGTGGGATGACAGTATGTTCTGTCCTGCAGGAGACAGACCGTCGGTTCCGGAACAGCCCCAAGAAGCCCGTCCCCAGTGCACTGGGTGCCCGGATGAAGGCCCCGCCGTTCTTCCCGCGTGTGTACTTGATAAGGTGCCTGAAGAAAAAGCTTCTCAGCCCCAAGACCAGCATACTTTCAGACACAGCAACTTGACGCAAGCTCTTCCCCGGGAGGGCGGGAGTCCTCCCGGGATCACTCGCTCCGTGAGCAATGGTGCCCACCCGGCAGGTGCCAGGAGAAGAGGGGACGGCCGGGTCGCGGCGCGCTCTGGGCGAATGGGGCTCCCGGAAGGAAAGGGCACCTGGACGGGTGCTGGAGTGGAAAACAGAGCAGGTGACGTGGCCGCGTCATTACCTGCCCACGTGCCCTGGAGGCAGCCACGTGAGGACCGCAGGGCCAACCGTCCGTGCGGACGTCACCCCAGTCCCACAGGGGCACACATGACATGCAGGAACTCGTCCAAAATCAcagttgctttatttttagtCGTGATAATTTACACGAACGGAGGCCCAGACCCAAGGCAGCCCACTCAGGGCTCCCAACCTGGGTACGGAAGCAACAGCAGATGAGGCAGGGATAACATTCCACCTGGACCTTCACTCCGCAGCCTCCCCAAAGCAGTGCTGGGACGAGATCCACTCCAACGCGATTCCGGCCCAGGACCCGCATTAAGCCTTTACTCACAAGCACCAAACAACAATGTCACAGCATCTTATAAAACAACTATTTCTGACATACTTAAGTGCCCCTAGGTACACGtttctaatcatttttaaaatccagccTTTCTTTACCGGATATAAAATACTGGCCATCCGTGAACTTACATAAGCATTCTCTGGCTTTACAATAACAGCACTGGCCCCATCGCACGAACCTGTACTCGGAGTCCACTGACCAGCAGCTTGCGACTTAGGACAAGGTCTGCTCTTCCCGAATCAAGTGCCGGTGTGTGTTCTTTCCACCAAGCAACTCACTGACCCCAGACAGATGTCCTTCGATGCAAATCGGTTCCGACTCTATCTACCTGGAGACAGCGTCAGATGCCACAAGTAAAGGATCCAGGCCCCTACGACTGTCCCTGCTTCAGATGCCACTGCAAGTCCCAGCTGTCACCTGCACCTCTCACACATGGGCTATACATCAGAGGTTCCCACAGCCCCTTCTTGGGTTTGGTTAATTtcctagagcagctcacagaattcagagaaacattttacctaCTAGGTTACTGGCTTacggacctcatcaagataaaaagcttctgcacaggaaggaaacaatcaacaaaactaaaggcaaccaatgaaatgggagaagatatttgcaaatgacatagcagataagttagtatccaacatctataaagaacttaacaaactcaacacccaaaaaacaagtaatccagtgaggaaatgagcagaagacgtgaatagtagacacttctccaaagaagacatccggaccgccgacagagacatgaaaagatgctcaacatcactcatcatcggggaaattcaaatcaaaaccacaaggagatactacctcacacctgtcagaatggctaaaatgaacaattcaggaaacaacgggtgttggcgaggatgcagagaaaggggaaccctcttgcactgttggtgggaatgcacactggtgcagctgctctggaaaacagtgtggaggtagAAGGGGGGTAGAGGGGAAGAGCagcaaaactaagataaaaacagagagggaggcaaaccacaagacactcttttttttttttcaacttttttttttttttttttttttttggggacagagagagacacagcatgaacgggggaggggcagagagagagagggagacacagaatcggaaacaggctccaggctctgagccatcagcccagagcccgacgcggggctcgaactcatggaccgtgagatcgtgacctggctgaagtcggacgcttaaccgactgcgccacccaggcacccccacaagaCACTCTTAAAggcagagagcaaactgagggccgctggaggggtgttgggtggggggatgggctggatgggggACGGGCATCAAGGAGGCCACCTGCTGGGATGGGCcccgggtgttgtatgtgagtgatgaatcactggggtCTATTCCTGagaccaatactatactgtatgttaactaacttgaatttaagttaaaaaacatttttttttaatttttaaaaaagtatgttaTAACTCAGGAGCAGCCAGACGGAAGAGGTGCAGAGGgctgggtgtggggatgggcacAAGACTTTCCTGCCCTCTCCAGGTGCACCGCTGTCCCAAAGCTCCCTccgttcaccaacccagaagctctctgaacccgtCCTCTTGGGTTCTTACGGGAGCTTCAAGACATAGGTGCGATTGAATCACTGGCCACTGGCCTCCCTGGCCTGAAAGTTCCAGCCCTCCGGAGACGCGACTGGTTCCccggtgaccagcccccatccctgGGTGCACTGGAACATGATGTCATTAACATACACTGGGGCGGGGCTGAATACTGATGAATACTGAGACACCTTTATCACTCTTACCACTTAGGACACTCCacgggttttaggagctctgtgccagaaaccagGGCCAAAGAGCAAGTATACGTATTTCTTATTATCAATCACAATTTCACAAAGTCcgtcagcaataaaaaaaaaaatgtaccccAAGGAGAATTAACAAAACAGGGAGCATGTGTCAGAAGCCAGGTGAGTGGGAATTAGAGAAGGGGACTGCGGtatcggggtggggggcagccggGGAAGATGTGGAAAGGTAGCTGAGCTCCAGAATCGTAACTGCCACGTCTGGGGACCCCCTCGCGAGGGGCTGCACGAGGCACTTCCTGCACATCGTCACATCCCCCCTCCCGCAACTGTCGCATGAAAAAAACATGTGCTTTGAGAGGCAGGTAACTTCCCACATGGTCAAGCCTAGATTCCAACTCGGATCAGTCTGCCTCCAAAGGCAGGGAGCTTAAGCACTAGACTAAGAGACACGGCCTTGAAGGAACAAACATGGAAGACATTCCAGCCAGGAAACACAGCGGACGCAGGTGTCACGGTGACGCGTGCGGCGTGCCTGCGGACGACGGGTCACCGGCAGCGAGATCAGCGGCACCGACTGACGCCATCTCGCGGAAGCGGCTCCGCGACATCCGTCTGTGGAGAAGACTGGAGCTCAAAGGACGCGAGCCACCTTTCCAGTCACAGTCAGCAAGCAGCCAGATTAGAACGCACACCTGGTTTATCGGACTCCAACCTATGGTCTGACCGCTGGGAAAGGCTGGCTTCCAGCAGACGCTCCGGCCaaagcagaggagtggcagagagaagccAGGGTCAAGGTGGGAGGGCAGATAAGGCCCAGGGGGTGGCCTGAATATTCAAATTCTACCCAATGTCCCTTCCTCTGGCCAGAACTAGCTGGCAGGAACCATGGTCTGCTCGGGAGCTCAGGCCCGTCCAGCATCCGGGGAAGAGGCGTGAACAGGGCAGGTGACCTATCCCCAAAggtattttaggaaaattaataTGTCCAGGAACCAATTCGAAATTTATTCCAAAGGAACTGAAATGAAGACTCAAAACGGTGGACAGAAGATTCCCCCAAActagaatcagaaacaggtgATGAAAAACTGCACAGGAAACTCTGGCACTATCTGAACACCTGGGAGGGTGCAAAACAGACCAGGAGCATCCTACGTCCACAAACCGGCTTCTCCCAGAAATGTGAAAAGCACAGCGGGAATGATCAGAAGGAACTTACGCAAATGCTCAAGTTCGGGGACAGTGGGGGagttgagagggacagagagcccgGTGAGAGGCCAGCACGACCCCGCTGTGGCGAGGACAGCTGCCGGCTCCCCAGCGGTGAGGACAGGTCCGCCCCGTTCCCTGCTGTGCCCCCATCACACCCGCACAGACCAGGCGCTCAATACGTATTTTCTGAATAGAGTACTATCATCCGTCTGAATTTAGCCAGCTTGTCCTCAAGGACATCATGACTCAGTCAGACGCCTCGATGAAATTCAAACCCACTCTCCTTACCACATTCTTTCAGAGGCCGTGCAACCCTATTAAAGAAAGAAACGAGGTCAGTTTCACGGGCGTTACTTTCAGCAAAGCAGCCATAGCCCGCCCGGAAGCACAGAGCACGAACAACCCAGCTGGAAGCCGCAGGCCACACGCTCAAGACCGTGTCCCGGGCAGGGTCCCACGCCACTACCGTGGAGGGTTTGGGTTGGGATGGAAAGTCTTCTTTGTGATCGTTCCGTGAGGACTCGGCACCCACACACAGAGCCTCTGGGAAGATCAGAAATAAAACACGAAGGCCGACAGTGAGGACACGGCAGCATGCTGTCCTCTGCAGATTTCAGGAAGGACAGCAGTGCCTGTGGCAGTGAACGTGGATGCTCCGGCCCCTGCTCCCCTTCCTCTCAAACCGCACTACTCTTCCCCGTAGGGGGTCACCCACCCAACTGTCACGTCAGCTCAGTGGTTAGCACAGCACCCCCTACCGGGCAGCACGTCCTTCTCCCCGGTCGCAGGAAATGGCACCGGGAGGGCATGAGGGAGCTGGCCCAGTCCATGTCCCCGGCCACGGTGACCGATTTGGGAAAGGCCATCTGACCCAACCTGGGTCAGCGAGCATAAGACCAGGATTTTACTGGCAAACTTGCTCCTTTCTTCCGTGAGTGCTAACAGCAAGTGTGCTGTGGAACCCAAAGCTGCCACGGGCCACCATAGGCCACCACGGGCCACCATGTAGCAACTGGAACACACGGATGACAGCAGAGTCACACAGCAGAGCCAGAGTTGACCCTAATCACTCGGTCTAGTGTATCAAAAGCTCGCCCTTCTGTGGATTTCTCAGTCTCTGAGCCAATAAAATCCCCTTTTCTGTTAAGCCAGGTTGACTCAGATCACGTACTCTCCGTGGAAAGACTCCTGGCTAATCTAGTTGCCTGAGCAGCCCTCACTCTGAGGAGAAGTCCAGCAGAGAGGCGGCCCCTCTACTCCACTTAGCAATCTGCTATTTTGTTAGGTAGCAAACCCCAGGTGGACCTTTGCTCAGGTCACTCCTTTCTAAGCGGCGATGACTCGAGCAAACCCGAAAGATAAACCGGCTACGGGAGCTACGGCGGGACGGCGGTCTGAGCTCTAATCAGCTCGTCCCACACGCTGTGAAGCGAGATTTGTACTTCCCCCAAAGCTGGCCCGTTGTTAGCGGCTGATACCGGGGACACCCGCATCCAGAGTGCGACGCGGGCAGATAACAAAAGGGGGAGGCTGCCTGCTCAAACACCTCTCCCGACAGCAGCGAAGAGCCTCCCCTCCCAGGCGGCAGTTCCAAGAAACCAGACGTAATCCCCTATCCCCTTGCAACCCAGACTGCAAGTACCTGCCAAGAACCCACAGGGGGGAGCAGCTGGTCCCACAACCACGGCGTGGAAACGCCACGGAGGAGGAAAAAGTGAAGTGTCTTGGGTAGGCTTCCTTCTACTCAGAGCCAAGCCCTGAATGTCTACATTCGTAACGTTCTGTACCTTTGCATTTGACGCTTGGATCTGACACACACTGCAGGCTGGGGTATTTTTCTACGTACATACACTTGCTGTCTCCCCAGTTAGAGTGTGAGCCCCCTGAAGTCCAGGACCTCGTCTCTGGAGACCTAACAGTGTCTCACACAACACAGATGCTCAGGAAACATTTGCTAGAAATTACCAAAATGCTATATCCTTGGCTAGCAATGAGTTGATAGTAAAACGAGTAACTCTGCCCACGTGCCAAATCATGCGAGCCACGTGCTAAAAACCATACATAATGAGTTAGCTCACTTACTTGGCCTGAGTTTATCTAACCAGGAAGTGCAACTAAATTAGGAGGAAAGATCACGCTTCGTCCTTACTTTTCCAACTGCTGTACTTACGTAGAAATAGAACAAAAGCATAGAAGTTCAGGCTGATGCATTTCAGCTCAGCCTAAGGAACGCACCGCAGAATGGACAGAGCAAAGACGGTGGGCTCGGCCTCCGGAATTTCAGCAGGGGCGTTACGGAGGTGATGTGAGCACTGGAGGAGCAGTTAACACAGAGTCAGACAGAAGTGGACTGTCCTGGGTCCCACCCTCAAGCCTGCGAGTCTGGAGACGCGGCTGCATTAAGTCTGAGCAACGTCAGGGCCTCATCTTCTATGCCTGGGCCGCCCCCAAGATATACCGCACCCCCTCATCATCTCACGGTCTTAAAATGCTTGCAATCTTTCCCCTCAAAAACACGAGAGTCTGATAATGTTGGCACTCGTCTGCTCTACTGTGCAGGGCCAGCAGGGAGGTGGTCTGAGTGTACCCTTGGTGCCTAAATGTCTGGCAAAGGGCAGGACTGGACAACAAGGGGGAGGCTAAGGAAGCAGAGTAGGGAACCCCCCGAATACCACGAGCCCTGGCTCAATCCCCTCCCGCCCCATCTTATTGATTTTGTAGGTTACGGGGTTACactggaagagaagagaaattgagAGGCAAGGGCACAACGCTGCTTTGGGTTTCCTTCCAACCACTGAGGTCTTAAAAATATACCTTGAAGAAAGGTTTGAGCCTCGGTGTTACAAACTAGGACTCTTAGCTCGTTTTGTCTTTAGCTCTTTGGCTGCTTCCTAATGATTAAATCTCCCGAGTGGCTGCGGGAAGGGAAGAGCATGTGTAAAGGTCCTGTGGTAGAGAAGGCAGAGTGGGGACGGGAGGCAGAGACACTCAGAGGGGCCGGAACGTGGCTTACGCAGGCGGGAGGAGAAAGAGGTGAAAACGACGGCAGCGCAGGGCACATCGGGAAGAGCCTCGTTGAGGGGCGTTCCCTTCCACGAAAGGGCGGGCAGCAGAAGTCACCGAGAGACTTTACCCAGGGGACAGAAGCGGTCAGATCTGCGTTTCGGGAGTCTTGCTTCACTTACTGTGCAGACAGTGGACCgacaggggaggaggggataCACTGCACGGCGAGAAAGAGCAGCGAGGAGGCCATCGCGACAAGCCGGTGGCTGGGACATCCTGGCGGCGgtccgcgggggggggggggggcagcggcaTGTTGGATACAACAGGTACGATCATGGGGACTCAGCGCCAGACCGCATGACAGgcgtgagagagagcaagcaaggctGACCTTGAGACCCCTGCGCGGTCAGCTGGGTGGCTGACGGTAGTGTGGCCGGTGCCACGCCCAGAGAGACACTCGGCGGAAGGGGCTGAGGGAACGTGACTGCGTCTGGAAGAGGCTGTGTTTGAGAGGCCCACGTGACATCCAAGAGGCGATGTCCACAAGGCAGCTGCCTGGAGAGGTGAAAGCTTCCAGCGTTAATGGAAATGCGCCCATTAATTCACAGCCCATCACGGAAATCACGGGAAACGATCACCTTACTCGGGGACAATGTCTAATTCAACCCACAAGGGCAAGAGTCTGAGAAGAGGCAACCGCACTCCTCTCAGGGCTGGCACCTGACGGCTTAGAGGGCATCTCACCCTAAGCCAGCTAACAAGGGCGTCTTGGAATGTAAGCACCACAGGGCTCATCCCGGTAAGAAAATCGACCCCCAGTGACCCACACGTGACCGGTGGGCCACGGTCCCACAGCACCCTCACGTGCCAGTCCCAATACCATTAACACTCGCCTGTGGACAAGGCTTCCTCCCGGACCTCATCCTCTCCAGGCTGAAGGATATTCCAGGACGTCCTGGGAAGTAACGAAATTTCGTCGGGGGACGTCAGTCTCAGCATGTCCATGTGGTTGTCCTGGAACCGGTACCGTGGGACGAAGCAGGTCTTCCCTTGCCGGAAAATGTCCCTGATGATCTCTTCTGTCTCGACTTCGTCTTGCATGCTCAGAAAGATGGAGATTCTTTTCGACTTCTGATACTGACTGTGAGCTATCACCTACAAGGGAAATGATGACAATTACCCTTTTTCTCCGAGATTACACTTGTAAAATCCAGCGGCTCCCCCGATACATTTTCACGTGCCCCCTTCTCTCTGAGCTCGCACTTCTCCAGCTTCTTCAACTACCCAAACCCAAGGCCGCAAAAGAACGCAGAGAGGTGGAGGGGGGTCAGACAGTGCTGCGTCCTGAAGCCTAGCGCTTGG is part of the Neofelis nebulosa isolate mNeoNeb1 chromosome 7, mNeoNeb1.pri, whole genome shotgun sequence genome and encodes:
- the MTHFS gene encoding 5-formyltetrahydrofolate cyclo-ligase isoform X2; translated protein: MAAATAVSSAKRSLRAELKQRLRAMSAEERLRQSQLLAQKVIAHSQYQKSKRISIFLSMQDEVETEEIIRDIFRQGKTCFVPRYRFQDNHMDMLRLTSPDEISLLPRTSWNILQPGEDEVREEALSTGDCLVDIASWMSRGPLKHSLFQTQSRSLSPFRRVSLWAWHRPHYRQPPS